In Acidovorax sp. GBBC 1281, a single window of DNA contains:
- the hisS gene encoding histidine--tRNA ligase — protein sequence MNDILPTDSARWEWLEDKVRALMARYAYRNVRTPIVEPTALFVRGLGEVTDIVEKEMYSFEDRLNGEHLTLRPEATAGVVRAAAEHSMLYDGGKRLYYMGPMFRHERPQRGRYRQFHQIGAEAMGFHGAEVDAELILLADALWKELGLKDVRLELNSLGQPEERKAHRAALIAYLEGHSELLDEDARRRLHSNPLRILDTKNPAMQSLVQAAPKLLDYLGEESRRHFDTVKAILDANGVAWTVNPRLVRGMDYYNFTVFEFVTEQLGSQGTICGGGRYDYLFEQIGGKPAPAVGWALGVERVLELVKEKEAASPVLVADAYAIVPDEKSLPAVMAVLQRLRALGVSVQMHSPAVRGEGMGSMKSQFKKADASGCRHALIFGADELARSVVTIKPLREGGGDQVERALDALPDWAPTLQSPR from the coding sequence ATGAACGATATTCTTCCAACCGACTCGGCGCGCTGGGAATGGCTGGAAGACAAGGTGCGGGCACTCATGGCCCGATATGCCTATCGCAATGTGCGAACGCCCATCGTCGAACCGACGGCGCTGTTCGTGCGTGGCTTGGGCGAAGTGACCGATATCGTCGAAAAGGAAATGTATTCGTTCGAAGACCGTTTGAACGGTGAGCATCTGACGCTGCGTCCCGAGGCGACGGCAGGCGTCGTTCGTGCCGCAGCGGAGCATTCGATGCTGTACGACGGTGGCAAGCGCCTGTACTACATGGGGCCGATGTTCCGCCATGAGCGGCCCCAGCGGGGGCGCTACCGGCAGTTCCACCAGATCGGTGCCGAAGCCATGGGTTTTCATGGCGCCGAAGTCGACGCCGAGCTGATCCTGCTGGCGGATGCGCTCTGGAAGGAACTGGGCCTGAAAGACGTTCGCCTGGAACTCAACAGCCTTGGGCAGCCTGAAGAGCGCAAAGCCCACCGTGCGGCGCTCATCGCCTATCTGGAGGGCCATTCTGAGCTTTTGGACGAGGATGCTCGCCGCCGCCTGCACAGCAATCCCCTGCGCATCCTGGATACGAAGAATCCGGCCATGCAGAGCTTGGTGCAAGCGGCTCCCAAACTACTGGACTACCTTGGCGAAGAATCCAGGCGCCACTTCGACACCGTCAAGGCCATCCTTGATGCGAATGGTGTGGCCTGGACCGTCAATCCGCGCCTCGTCCGGGGCATGGACTACTACAACTTCACGGTCTTTGAGTTCGTGACGGAGCAGCTCGGCTCCCAAGGCACTATTTGCGGCGGAGGGCGCTACGACTATCTCTTCGAGCAAATCGGGGGCAAGCCTGCGCCGGCGGTGGGCTGGGCTCTTGGCGTGGAGCGTGTGCTGGAACTCGTCAAAGAGAAAGAAGCGGCCTCGCCCGTGCTGGTGGCCGATGCCTATGCCATCGTGCCGGACGAAAAGTCGTTGCCCGCTGTCATGGCCGTGCTGCAGCGGTTGCGGGCCTTGGGCGTGAGCGTGCAGATGCACAGCCCTGCGGTTCGGGGCGAAGGCATGGGCAGCATGAAATCGCAGTTCAAGAAGGCCGATGCCAGCGGCTGCAGGCACGCATTGATCTTTGGTGCCGACGAGCTTGCGCGATCTGTCGTGACGATCAAACCACTGCGGGAAGGCGGGGGTGACCAGGTGGAGCGGGCGCTCGATGCGCTACCCGACTGGGCGCCCACTCTACAATCCCCCCGCTAA
- a CDS encoding YfgM family protein, whose protein sequence is MANHLDLEEQEQLDQLKHFWNTWGTLISGILVLVFGAFAAWNGYQYWQNRQAAQAAALSDAVETAAQAKDTARLEQAFGDLKSRYGGTTKAGQAGLLVAKSLVESGNPDGAKAALAWVADNASDAGYKALAKLRLASLLMDQKAYDEALKQLSGSFPAEFDALVADRKGDALALLDKKPEAIAEYQRAYKSLEEGMEYRRLVEVKLNALGVQPQLVASAATAGDSK, encoded by the coding sequence ATGGCAAATCACCTCGATCTTGAAGAACAAGAGCAGCTTGACCAACTCAAGCATTTCTGGAACACCTGGGGCACGCTGATCAGTGGCATCCTGGTATTGGTTTTCGGCGCGTTTGCGGCATGGAATGGATACCAGTACTGGCAGAACCGACAGGCGGCACAAGCCGCTGCGCTATCCGATGCCGTGGAAACGGCTGCGCAGGCAAAAGACACCGCGCGCTTGGAGCAGGCTTTCGGCGACCTCAAATCGCGGTATGGCGGTACGACAAAGGCGGGGCAAGCCGGCCTTCTGGTGGCCAAAAGCTTGGTGGAAAGCGGCAATCCAGACGGTGCCAAGGCGGCCCTGGCTTGGGTTGCCGACAATGCTTCGGATGCGGGCTACAAGGCACTGGCCAAACTGCGGCTTGCCAGCTTGCTGATGGACCAGAAGGCATACGACGAAGCGTTGAAGCAGTTGTCTGGAAGTTTTCCTGCAGAGTTCGATGCCTTGGTCGCGGACCGCAAGGGCGACGCATTGGCGCTGCTGGACAAGAAGCCGGAAGCCATCGCTGAATACCAGCGTGCCTACAAATCGCTGGAAGAGGGCATGGAGTACCGCCGCTTGGTCGAGGTGAAGCTCAATGCCCTGGGTGTGCAGCCACAACTCGTGGCCTCGGCAGCGACTGCTGGAGATTCCAAATGA
- the bamB gene encoding outer membrane protein assembly factor BamB, giving the protein MMRGRMGFQTTRLGAPRAAVAAVATACFLLLTGCSLWGGPAKPKPAELGANVPVIGVRQAWTSKVGGIGRLPLDVHVNGNTVTVASADGVVAAVDARTGGDVWRASLGTPLSAGVGSDGKWAAVVSVDNQLIALSDGLEIWRKPLSAQAYTAPLVAGNRIFVLAADRSVSAFDAATGLRLWNQPRPGEPLVLRQSGVLTAVGDTLVAGLAGRMVGFNPDNGTVRWEAPLASPRGTNDVERLVELVGRTSREGDSVCARAFVSTVGCVNTVRGIVAWTQPANGTEGIHGDDTSIFGTESNGVVVAWRRADGSRAWSSDRLQYRRLTAPLLLGRSVVVGDDTGLVHLLSREDGSPLNRMTTDGSGIAAAPVAAGSTLVVVTRNGGVYGFRPD; this is encoded by the coding sequence ATGATGCGCGGTCGCATGGGTTTTCAGACAACACGTTTGGGTGCGCCACGCGCAGCGGTCGCTGCCGTGGCAACGGCATGCTTTCTACTGTTGACCGGTTGCTCCCTGTGGGGCGGTCCCGCAAAGCCGAAGCCCGCCGAGTTGGGTGCGAACGTGCCAGTGATCGGTGTGCGCCAGGCGTGGACGTCGAAAGTGGGCGGCATCGGTCGCCTGCCGCTGGATGTGCATGTCAATGGCAACACGGTGACGGTGGCTTCTGCGGATGGCGTGGTCGCTGCCGTCGATGCGCGCACCGGCGGTGATGTCTGGCGAGCCAGCCTTGGCACGCCTTTGTCTGCTGGTGTGGGCAGCGACGGCAAGTGGGCCGCTGTGGTCTCCGTCGATAACCAGTTGATTGCCTTGTCCGATGGCCTTGAGATTTGGCGCAAGCCGCTGTCCGCGCAAGCGTACACAGCGCCGTTGGTGGCGGGCAATCGCATCTTCGTCCTGGCGGCCGATCGGTCCGTTTCGGCGTTTGATGCTGCGACGGGGCTTCGTTTGTGGAATCAACCCAGGCCGGGGGAGCCGCTGGTGTTGCGCCAGTCGGGTGTATTGACGGCTGTGGGCGACACGCTGGTCGCGGGACTGGCGGGCCGGATGGTCGGATTCAATCCTGACAATGGCACGGTGCGTTGGGAAGCGCCGCTGGCCAGCCCCAGAGGGACCAATGATGTCGAGCGGCTGGTTGAATTGGTCGGGCGCACAAGCCGCGAGGGCGACAGTGTTTGCGCCCGCGCTTTTGTGTCTACTGTGGGTTGTGTGAACACGGTGCGAGGTATCGTGGCCTGGACGCAGCCGGCCAATGGAACGGAAGGCATTCACGGCGATGACACCTCGATTTTCGGCACGGAGAGCAACGGGGTGGTGGTTGCCTGGCGGCGTGCCGATGGCTCGCGTGCCTGGTCTTCGGACCGACTCCAATACCGGCGCTTGACCGCACCGCTGTTGCTTGGCAGGTCGGTCGTCGTCGGTGACGACACGGGCTTGGTGCACCTGCTCTCGCGTGAAGATGGCTCACCGCTGAATCGGATGACGACGGATGGTTCGGGCATCGCTGCAGCGCCGGTGGCGGCAGGGAGCACTCTGGTGGTCGTAACGCGCAACGGCGGCGTTTACGGCTTCCGCCCGGATTGA
- the der gene encoding ribosome biogenesis GTPase Der, with protein sequence MKPVIALVGRPNVGKSTLFNRLTKSRDAIVADFAGLTRDRHYGNGKQGKHEYIVIDTGGFEPDAASGIYREMAKQTQQAVAEADVVIFVVDARAGLSAQDHDIANYLRRLGKPCLLVGNKAEGMREGVQLVEFYELGLGEIYPISAAHGQGIRSLVELALEPLHLPDPDEDAEAEDKSVVKLAVAGRPNVGKSTLINTWLGEERLVAFDMPGTTRDAISVPFERNGQRFELVDTAGLRRKGKVFEAIEKFSVVKTLQAIESANVVLLVLDATQGVTDQDAHIAGYILESGRAVVLAVNKWDAMDDYGRQLLERSIETRLSFLKFASLHFISAKKRQGLGPLWTSIVQAQKAAMCKMSTPVLTRLLLEAVQFQAPKRSGMFRPKLRYAHQGGMNPPVIVVHGNSLEHVTEAYKRFLEGRFRKEFDLVGTPLRIELKTSHNPFTDKGDH encoded by the coding sequence ATGAAACCAGTCATCGCTTTGGTCGGTCGCCCCAATGTGGGCAAATCCACGCTCTTCAACCGGCTGACGAAATCGAGGGATGCGATCGTTGCCGACTTCGCAGGCTTGACGCGTGACCGGCACTACGGGAACGGAAAGCAGGGCAAGCACGAATACATCGTGATCGACACCGGAGGCTTCGAGCCCGATGCCGCCAGCGGCATTTACCGCGAGATGGCCAAGCAGACGCAGCAGGCTGTCGCTGAGGCCGATGTCGTCATCTTTGTCGTCGATGCCCGCGCCGGGTTGTCTGCTCAGGACCATGACATCGCCAACTACCTGCGGCGCCTGGGCAAGCCCTGTCTCCTTGTCGGCAACAAGGCCGAGGGAATGCGCGAGGGGGTGCAACTCGTCGAGTTCTATGAGCTGGGGTTGGGAGAGATCTATCCCATTTCAGCAGCCCACGGACAGGGTATTCGCAGCTTGGTTGAGTTGGCTCTCGAGCCTCTCCACTTGCCGGATCCGGACGAAGACGCGGAAGCCGAAGACAAGAGCGTGGTCAAGCTTGCGGTCGCTGGCCGCCCGAATGTCGGTAAGTCCACCCTGATCAATACGTGGCTGGGCGAGGAGCGCTTGGTGGCATTCGATATGCCAGGGACCACGCGAGACGCCATTTCCGTTCCTTTCGAGCGCAATGGCCAGCGCTTTGAGCTGGTCGACACCGCAGGCTTGCGTCGAAAAGGCAAGGTGTTCGAAGCCATCGAGAAGTTCTCCGTGGTGAAGACACTGCAAGCCATTGAGTCCGCCAATGTGGTGCTTCTCGTCCTCGATGCGACCCAAGGGGTCACCGACCAGGATGCGCACATCGCTGGATACATCCTTGAAAGTGGCCGAGCGGTGGTTTTGGCGGTCAACAAATGGGATGCCATGGACGACTATGGTCGACAGCTGCTGGAGCGCTCCATCGAGACGCGGTTGTCGTTCCTCAAGTTTGCGTCGTTGCATTTCATTTCGGCAAAGAAGCGCCAGGGGTTGGGCCCTTTGTGGACATCCATCGTGCAGGCCCAGAAAGCGGCGATGTGCAAGATGTCCACGCCCGTATTGACGCGGTTGTTGCTGGAGGCGGTGCAGTTCCAGGCGCCCAAGCGTTCTGGCATGTTCCGGCCCAAGTTGCGATACGCCCATCAAGGCGGCATGAATCCGCCTGTCATCGTGGTCCATGGCAATTCGTTGGAGCATGTCACGGAAGCGTATAAACGCTTCCTAGAAGGCCGTTTCCGCAAGGAGTTCGATCTGGTCGGGACCCCCCTTCGCATCGAGTTGAAGACGTCGCACAACCCCTTCACAGACAAGGGCGACCACTAG
- the hfq gene encoding RNA chaperone Hfq, which yields MSNKGQLLQDPFLNALRREHVPVSIYLVNGIKLQGQIESFDQYVVLLRNTVTQMVYKHAISTIVPGRAVNFSTAEAPDAEAGNS from the coding sequence GTGAGCAACAAAGGCCAACTTCTTCAAGATCCCTTCCTGAACGCGCTTCGTCGCGAGCATGTACCCGTCTCGATCTACCTCGTGAACGGCATCAAGCTTCAGGGCCAGATCGAATCATTCGACCAATACGTGGTGCTGCTGCGTAACACGGTCACCCAGATGGTCTACAAGCACGCCATCTCCACCATCGTCCCAGGTCGCGCTGTCAACTTCTCGACGGCTGAAGCGCCCGACGCCGAGGCCGGTAACTCTTGA
- the hflX gene encoding GTPase HflX — MSSYDTLASPKTPVILVGVDFGLPHFDAELEELGLLAQTAGLNPVARITCKRKAPDAALFVGSGKADEIRLLAQMHQAVEVLFDQALSPAQQRNLERHLDLPVNDRTLLILEIFAQRARSHEGKLQVELAKLQYLSTRLVRRWSHLERQRGGIGARGGPGETQIELDRRMIGESIKRTRERLEKVKRQRSTQRRQRERRDTFNISLVGYTNAGKSTLFNALVKARAYAADQLFATLDTTTRQLYLAEAGRSVSLSDTVGFIRDLPHGLIDAFQATLQEAVDANLLLHVVDASNPNFPEQIAEVQRVLSEIGAANVPQILVFNKLDMLSPEQRPEVLNDIYDMQGTPVQRFFLSAGSGEGLPSLRRGLSDCVPKAQPASMTLGADAELPPDSA, encoded by the coding sequence TTGAGTTCATACGATACGCTTGCCTCTCCGAAGACGCCGGTCATCTTGGTTGGCGTTGATTTTGGTTTACCCCATTTCGACGCTGAGCTGGAAGAGTTGGGGCTGCTTGCGCAGACAGCGGGATTGAATCCCGTGGCGCGAATCACCTGCAAGCGGAAAGCCCCTGATGCCGCCCTGTTTGTAGGCAGTGGCAAGGCGGACGAGATCCGGCTGCTTGCTCAGATGCATCAGGCGGTGGAAGTGCTGTTTGACCAGGCCTTGAGTCCAGCGCAACAACGCAATCTCGAACGGCATCTGGATCTTCCAGTCAATGATCGAACGTTGTTGATCTTGGAAATCTTTGCCCAGCGTGCCAGAAGCCATGAGGGCAAGCTGCAAGTGGAGTTGGCAAAACTCCAATACCTAAGCACCAGACTTGTCCGACGCTGGTCCCATTTGGAGCGTCAGCGTGGTGGCATCGGAGCCCGGGGTGGGCCAGGCGAAACACAGATCGAGCTTGATCGAAGAATGATCGGTGAGTCGATCAAGCGCACACGCGAAAGACTAGAAAAGGTCAAGCGTCAGCGCTCCACACAGCGACGCCAGCGCGAGCGCCGGGATACTTTCAACATATCGTTGGTGGGGTACACGAACGCCGGTAAATCCACACTGTTCAATGCACTGGTAAAAGCGCGAGCTTACGCCGCAGATCAGCTGTTTGCCACATTGGATACGACGACTCGCCAACTCTATCTTGCAGAGGCAGGGCGATCGGTGTCTTTGTCGGACACCGTGGGGTTCATTCGTGATCTTCCCCATGGATTGATTGATGCGTTCCAGGCCACTCTCCAGGAGGCGGTAGATGCAAATCTTTTGCTGCATGTGGTAGATGCATCGAATCCCAACTTTCCAGAGCAAATTGCGGAAGTCCAGCGGGTGCTCTCTGAAATCGGCGCTGCGAACGTGCCCCAGATACTGGTTTTCAACAAGCTGGACATGTTGTCGCCCGAGCAACGGCCGGAAGTCCTGAATGACATCTACGACATGCAAGGTACCCCCGTTCAGCGGTTCTTCCTGAGTGCTGGCTCTGGAGAGGGGCTTCCCTCCTTGAGGCGCGGATTGTCGGACTGCGTGCCCAAAGCCCAGCCGGCATCCATGACCCTAGGTGCCGATGCTGAATTGCCTCCAGATAGTGCCTGA
- the hflK gene encoding FtsH protease activity modulator HflK has protein sequence MNPQSRTPRWAILPERIRGMLNLNDPRWGRGDDKNDGTGNSDSERPPSTPPSGHRGRDKNTAGQPPDLDELWRDLNRKLGGLFGGKQGGGRGPAGGGFQPDMKNAGFGVGLIAAIAVLIWLGTGFFIVQEGQQAVITQFGKYKSTVNAGFNWRLPYPIQRHELVFVTQIRSADVGRDVVIKSTGLRESAMLTEDENIVEIKFAVQYRLNDARAWLFESRNPSDAVVQAAETAVREIVGKMRMDTALAEERDQIAPRVRSLMQTILDRYKVGVEVVGINLQQGGVRPPEQVQAAFDDVLKAGQERERAKNEAQAYANDVIPRAVGSASRLAEEAAAYKSRIVAQSQGDAQRFSSLLAEYQKAPQVTRDRLYIESMQQIYTNVTKVLVESRQGSNLLYLPLDKIMQGVAQTGAAASNDSLPPAASSAVPSSGTASTFPADPRARDSSRTRERESR, from the coding sequence ATGAATCCTCAAAGCCGTACCCCGCGCTGGGCCATATTGCCTGAGCGCATCCGGGGAATGTTGAATCTGAATGACCCCCGTTGGGGTCGTGGCGATGATAAGAACGATGGCACGGGAAACTCCGATTCGGAGCGTCCCCCATCCACGCCCCCCTCGGGTCATCGAGGACGTGACAAAAACACCGCTGGTCAGCCACCGGACCTGGATGAACTCTGGCGTGACCTCAACCGCAAGCTGGGCGGTCTCTTTGGGGGGAAGCAGGGTGGAGGCCGTGGTCCTGCAGGCGGCGGTTTCCAGCCGGACATGAAAAATGCGGGTTTCGGCGTTGGCTTGATTGCCGCAATTGCCGTGTTGATCTGGCTTGGGACCGGATTTTTCATTGTGCAAGAAGGTCAGCAGGCCGTCATCACGCAGTTTGGAAAATACAAGAGCACCGTGAACGCCGGTTTCAACTGGCGGCTGCCTTATCCGATCCAGCGTCACGAACTCGTTTTCGTGACGCAAATCCGGTCTGCCGATGTCGGCCGGGATGTGGTGATCAAAAGCACCGGCTTGCGTGAATCGGCAATGCTGACTGAAGACGAGAATATCGTCGAAATCAAATTTGCCGTGCAGTACCGTTTGAACGATGCGAGAGCTTGGTTGTTTGAGAGCCGTAACCCATCAGATGCCGTGGTGCAAGCAGCTGAGACTGCGGTGCGGGAGATCGTCGGCAAGATGCGGATGGATACCGCTTTGGCCGAAGAGCGAGATCAAATTGCGCCAAGGGTGCGCAGTCTCATGCAGACGATCTTGGATCGCTATAAGGTTGGTGTCGAAGTGGTGGGCATCAATTTGCAGCAGGGAGGGGTGCGTCCTCCTGAGCAAGTGCAGGCAGCCTTCGATGATGTTCTGAAGGCGGGGCAGGAGCGGGAGCGGGCCAAGAATGAAGCGCAAGCATATGCCAACGATGTCATCCCTCGCGCGGTCGGGTCGGCTTCTCGGTTGGCTGAGGAAGCCGCAGCTTACAAGTCGCGGATTGTGGCTCAGTCCCAGGGTGATGCGCAGCGATTCAGTTCACTGCTTGCTGAGTATCAAAAGGCGCCCCAGGTGACCAGGGACCGCCTCTACATCGAATCGATGCAGCAGATCTACACGAACGTCACCAAAGTACTGGTGGAGTCCCGTCAGGGCTCGAATCTGTTGTACTTGCCTTTGGACAAGATCATGCAGGGTGTCGCGCAGACTGGTGCTGCAGCGTCGAATGATTCCTTGCCGCCAGCTGCGTCGTCTGCTGTTCCGTCGTCGGGAACCGCTTCCACATTTCCCGCTGATCCCCGTGCGCGGGACTCCAGCCGTACGCGTGAGCGCGAGTCTCGATAG
- the hflC gene encoding protease modulator HflC, with amino-acid sequence MNRVGFFVSTVLVLLALLSSTLFVVDQRQFGVVYQLGQIKDVITEPGLNFKMPPPFQNVRYIDKRLLTLDSTDTESMLTAEKQRVVIDWYVRWRISDPSAYIRNVGLDENAGALQLNRVVRNAFQEEVNKRTVKELLSLKRDALMSDVKREVLEVVQGAKPWGVDVVDVRITRVDYVEAITESVYRRMEAERKRVANELRSTGAAEGEKIRADADRQREVAIANAYRDAQKVKGEGDAEAARVYAEAFGRDPQFAQFYRSLEAYKSSFNKKSDVMVVDPSSTEFFKAFRGVGASSGAAPTSATRK; translated from the coding sequence GTGAACAGAGTCGGATTTTTCGTTTCTACTGTCTTGGTTTTGCTTGCTCTCTTGAGCTCAACCTTGTTTGTGGTGGACCAGCGCCAATTCGGTGTGGTGTACCAACTGGGTCAAATCAAAGATGTGATTACGGAGCCAGGTCTTAACTTCAAGATGCCCCCGCCCTTTCAGAATGTGCGATACATCGACAAGCGGTTGTTGACACTTGACAGCACTGACACAGAGTCGATGTTGACTGCCGAAAAGCAGCGGGTGGTCATTGACTGGTATGTGCGCTGGAGGATCTCAGATCCGTCAGCTTACATTCGCAACGTCGGCCTTGATGAGAATGCCGGAGCGCTGCAGTTGAATCGGGTCGTGCGTAACGCCTTCCAGGAAGAGGTCAACAAGCGGACCGTCAAGGAGTTGTTGTCACTCAAGCGTGATGCTTTGATGTCGGACGTGAAGCGCGAGGTGCTGGAGGTCGTTCAAGGTGCCAAGCCTTGGGGCGTCGATGTCGTTGATGTTCGCATCACCCGCGTGGACTATGTCGAGGCCATCACGGAGTCTGTTTATCGACGCATGGAGGCTGAGCGCAAGAGGGTGGCCAACGAACTGCGTTCCACAGGGGCGGCAGAGGGCGAAAAAATCCGAGCGGATGCAGACCGTCAGCGTGAAGTCGCGATTGCCAACGCATATCGCGATGCCCAGAAGGTGAAGGGCGAAGGTGATGCAGAAGCTGCTCGCGTTTATGCAGAAGCTTTTGGACGTGACCCGCAATTTGCGCAGTTCTATCGCAGCTTGGAAGCTTACAAGTCGAGCTTCAATAAGAAGAGCGATGTCATGGTGGTAGACCCTTCCTCCACTGAATTTTTCAAAGCTTTCCGTGGAGTTGGCGCTAGCTCTGGTGCTGCGCCTACATCCGCGACTCGTAAGTAG
- a CDS encoding ATP phosphoribosyltransferase regulatory subunit: MSAWVLPDHIADVLPSEARHIEELRRGLIDTAQSYGYELVMPPLMEHLESLLTGTGEALDLQTFKLVDQLSGRSLGVRADMTQQVARIDAHLLNRKGVTRLCYCGPVLHTRPDRPHATREPLQFGAEIYGHAGLEADLEAVLLALQCLRVAEVRDTSVDLADVRIVRRLLTNLSLDAHAVRRVHAALAAKDASELASLTRDFPSTSREGLKALLQLYGDVSVLDEAQEALHHVPGVDEILTNLRSLAAHLVGANVTFDLADLRGYAYYSGTRFTIYAKGASDAVVRGGRYDEVGAVFGRNRPAAGFSLDIKQLVSVISPRALKTAIRAPWMQDSDVNEAVADLRSRGETVVCVFPGNESEFDEFRYDRELAKVADRWIVKVI; the protein is encoded by the coding sequence ATGTCTGCCTGGGTCCTGCCGGATCACATTGCCGATGTCTTGCCTTCCGAGGCTCGACACATCGAAGAACTACGTCGCGGGCTGATAGACACCGCTCAGAGCTACGGCTATGAGCTGGTCATGCCTCCCTTGATGGAACATTTGGAGTCGTTGTTGACGGGCACGGGTGAGGCGCTCGACCTTCAGACCTTCAAGCTGGTCGACCAGCTGTCGGGGCGCTCCTTGGGTGTACGCGCCGATATGACACAGCAGGTTGCACGCATTGATGCCCATTTGCTCAACCGCAAAGGTGTTACGCGGCTGTGCTATTGCGGGCCTGTGCTTCATACGAGGCCCGATCGCCCCCATGCAACGAGAGAGCCGCTTCAATTTGGCGCCGAAATTTATGGTCACGCGGGTCTGGAAGCCGACCTGGAGGCGGTTTTGCTTGCGCTGCAATGTCTACGCGTGGCCGAAGTTCGTGACACCAGCGTAGATTTGGCAGATGTACGCATCGTGCGGCGTCTTCTTACAAATCTCTCTTTGGACGCGCATGCGGTACGTAGAGTGCATGCCGCACTTGCAGCCAAAGATGCGAGCGAATTGGCAAGTCTTACGCGCGACTTCCCTTCGACATCGCGTGAGGGGCTGAAGGCGCTTCTGCAATTGTATGGTGACGTTTCTGTTTTGGACGAAGCACAGGAAGCGCTTCATCACGTTCCCGGCGTGGACGAAATATTAACCAATTTGCGATCTTTGGCCGCTCATCTTGTAGGGGCCAACGTCACATTTGATTTGGCGGATTTGAGAGGGTATGCCTACTACAGCGGAACTCGGTTCACCATCTATGCAAAGGGAGCGAGCGACGCTGTGGTTCGTGGTGGTCGGTACGATGAAGTTGGAGCGGTGTTTGGCCGTAACCGTCCTGCAGCCGGGTTTAGCTTGGATATCAAACAACTGGTAAGCGTCATCTCTCCACGGGCATTGAAAACTGCCATCAGGGCCCCATGGATGCAAGATTCCGACGTCAACGAGGCTGTCGCTGATTTGCGGAGCCGCGGCGAGACCGTTGTGTGCGTTTTTCCTGGTAATGAGAGTGAGTTCGACGAGTTTCGTTACGACCGGGAGTTGGCTAAAGTTGCCGACCGTTGGATCGTGAAAGTTATCTGA
- a CDS encoding adenylosuccinate synthase, whose amino-acid sequence MKATKGRNVVVVGTQWGDEGKGKLVDWLTESAQGVVRFQGGHNAGHTLVINGVKTALHLIPSGIMRPGVKCYIGNGVVLSVAKLFEEIKGLEKAGVEVRSRLRVSEACPLILPFHVAIDVAREAAREHQGTEKIGTTGRGIGPAYEDKIARRALRVQDLKYPARFAEKLRELLALHNHVLKTFLNSGSFVFGDSLAPYLVDGEVQFNAVFDEAMQHAKLLGPMIADVSSELNAAHVAGANLLFEGAQGTLLDVDHGTYPYVTSSNCVAGNAAAGSGVGPNLLHYVLGITKAYCTRVGGGPFPTELDWEVPGTPGYHMSMVGAEKGVTTGRSRRCGWFDAALLKRSAQVNGLTGLCITKLDVLDGLSELMLCTGYELDGAHIEILPMGAEEISRCTPIYESIPGWTESTVGVTRYEELPANARRYLERIEEVTGVPIAMISTSPDRDHTITLHNPYLVS is encoded by the coding sequence ATGAAAGCAACCAAAGGTCGGAACGTAGTCGTTGTAGGCACCCAATGGGGTGATGAAGGCAAGGGAAAGCTGGTTGATTGGCTTACAGAAAGCGCCCAAGGTGTTGTTCGTTTCCAAGGCGGGCACAATGCAGGTCACACTTTGGTCATCAATGGCGTCAAGACGGCCTTGCACCTGATTCCGAGTGGCATCATGCGGCCGGGCGTCAAATGCTACATCGGCAATGGTGTCGTGCTGTCGGTTGCCAAGTTGTTTGAAGAAATAAAAGGCTTGGAAAAAGCTGGGGTTGAGGTTCGATCGCGCCTTCGAGTAAGCGAAGCCTGCCCACTCATTTTGCCCTTTCACGTAGCCATCGACGTGGCTCGAGAGGCTGCACGCGAGCACCAGGGGACTGAAAAAATAGGAACAACAGGTCGTGGCATTGGTCCTGCTTACGAAGACAAAATTGCTCGACGCGCACTTCGTGTCCAAGACCTGAAGTATCCAGCCCGTTTTGCTGAAAAGCTGCGTGAGTTGCTGGCACTGCATAACCATGTTCTCAAGACTTTTTTAAACTCCGGCTCTTTTGTTTTTGGTGATTCGTTGGCCCCCTATTTGGTTGACGGAGAAGTGCAATTCAATGCAGTCTTCGACGAGGCTATGCAACATGCGAAACTGCTTGGTCCCATGATTGCAGATGTATCTAGCGAATTGAATGCTGCCCATGTAGCGGGAGCCAATTTGCTTTTTGAGGGTGCACAGGGAACCTTGCTGGATGTAGACCATGGCACTTACCCTTATGTGACATCTAGCAATTGTGTCGCTGGCAATGCTGCTGCGGGATCTGGCGTGGGTCCCAACCTGCTTCACTATGTTTTGGGTATCACCAAAGCCTATTGCACGCGGGTTGGAGGAGGTCCTTTCCCTACGGAGCTGGATTGGGAGGTCCCTGGTACACCGGGTTATCACATGAGTATGGTAGGCGCGGAAAAAGGCGTCACTACGGGCCGTAGTCGCCGTTGTGGTTGGTTCGATGCAGCACTTTTGAAGCGAAGTGCCCAAGTCAATGGATTGACAGGGCTCTGTATCACGAAGCTGGACGTGTTGGATGGGTTGTCGGAACTGATGCTTTGTACAGGGTATGAGCTTGATGGGGCGCACATCGAAATTTTACCGATGGGTGCAGAGGAGATTTCCCGCTGCACTCCCATTTATGAGTCGATTCCCGGCTGGACTGAATCGACTGTTGGGGTGACAAGATATGAAGAGCTACCTGCTAACGCGAGAAGGTATTTAGAGCGAATTGAGGAGGTGACTGGGGTTCCAATTGCTATGATTTCCACGAGTCCTGATCGAGATCACACCATTACATTGCATAACCCATACTTGGTAAGTTGA